In Macadamia integrifolia cultivar HAES 741 chromosome 12, SCU_Mint_v3, whole genome shotgun sequence, the following are encoded in one genomic region:
- the LOC122057547 gene encoding 30S ribosomal protein S31, chloroplastic: MASLVLGAHPMASQYLNLSSRVYFSRTEALSVSLSPPINVSASPQSSHHLVYCGRGDKKTAKGKRFNHSYGNARPRNKKKGRGPPRVPIPPSPPKKDRFDDDEVVKIEIDESLF; the protein is encoded by the exons ATGGCATCACTGGTGCTGGGAGCTCATCCCATGGCCTCTCAATATCTCAACCTTTCTTCTCGGGTCTACTTTTCTCGAACAGAAGCTCTCAGTGTATCGCTCTCCCCTCCTATTAACGTTTCAGCTTCTCCTCAATCATCACACCACTTAG TGTACTGTGGTAGGGGTGACAAGAAGACTGCGAAGGGGAAGAGATTCAATCATTCCTATGGAAAT GCGAGGCCTCGGaacaagaagaagggaagaggtcCTCCTAGGGTTCCGATTCCTCCTTCACCGCCTAAGAAAGATCGTTTTGATGACGACGAGGTTGTTAAGATTGAGATTGATGAATCTCTGTTCTAG